CGCACGATGTTGCGGCGGCTGCTCGCCGTGGCGGATGCGGAATCGGCTCCGGTCGTCCTCGACGTGCGTACCGACAACGTCCCGGCCCGCTCGCTGTACGAGTCACACGGTTTCGAGGTGGTGGGGCTGCGACCCCGGTACTACCGTCCGAGCATGGCCGACGCGCACCTGATGGTGCGCCCGGCGCGCTACGGGCCCGACGGGGGAGAGGGGAACGGCTCGTGAGGACCGTACTGGGGATCGAGAGTTCGTGCGACGAGACGGGCGTGGCGATCGCGCGGGTGCACGACGACGGACGAACCGAGCTGCTGTCCGACGTGGTGGCCTCGTCGATGTCCGAGCACGCGCGCTTCGGCGGGGTGGTTCCCGAGATCGCCTCACGCGCCCACCTCGAGGCGCTCGTGCCGACCGTCCGGGCCGCGCTCGCCGAGGCGGGCGTGGACCGGCCCGACGCCGTGGCGGCGACCATCGGTCCCGGACTGTCCGGCGCGTTGCTGGTGGGCTCGTCCGCGGCCAAGGCCTACGCCGCGGCGTGGGGCACGCCGTTCTACGCCGTCAACCACCTGGTGGGCCACGTTGCCGTGGCCGGGTTCGACGGCGGACCGCTCGGGGAGTGCGTGGCGCTGCTGGTCTCCGGTGGTCACACCCAGCTCCTGCACGTGCGGTCGCTCACGGAACCGGTGGTGGAACTCGGCTCCACGGTCGACGACGCGGCGGGGGAGGCCTACGACAAGGTCGCGAGGCTCCTGGGGTTGGGATATCCGGGCGGTCCGGTGATCGATCGACTCGCGGCATCCGGTGACCCCGCGGCCATACCCTTCCCACGCGGGATGACCGGACCCCGGGACGCACGACACGACTTCTCCTTCTCCGGGCTCAAGACCTCGGTCGCGCGCCGGATCGAGGCCGCCGAGCGCGACGGGTCACACCTCGAGGTGGCCGACGTGGCCGCGTCCTTCCAGGAGGCGGTGGCGGACGTGCTCACCATGAAGGCCGTGCGCGCCTGCACCGACCTCGGGGTGCGGACCCTGCTCATCGGTGGAGGCGTGGCGGCGAACTCGCGGCTACGGGAACTGGCGGCCCAGCGGTGCGCCGACGCCGGGATCCTCCTCCGTGTCCCCCGGCCGCGGCTCTGCACGGACAACGGAGCGATGGTCGTGGCGGTGGCGTCCGCGCTCCTCGCCGCGGGTGCCGAGCCCAGCGCCCTGACCGTGGCGGCGGATCCTGGACTCACGGTCGAGGTGACCCAGGTGGTGTGAGGTGAGTGCGTCAGAAGCCGAGTAGGGCGAAGCCGTACCCGGTGAACAGCAGCATCCCGCAGACCAACAGAGCGATGAGGGCCAGCCAGAGGTATCCCACCGCGAGGGCGGTGAGGGCGAGTCCGCGCCCGCCCTGTCCGGTCTGACGGATTCGGACCAGGGCGAGATGGCCGAGCAGAACCGACGTGAGGGCGAAGACTGCGGGGAGCAGGGGCAGGAACAGCCCGAGGAAGGACCCGAAGACGACGTTTCCCACCGCCAACACGACCGCGGCGAGTGCCGTCCCGTTGACCGCGGGAGGGCTCGCGTGCGAGTCGTGAACGGGCTCGTCCGGTCCCCGGCGATCACGGTGATCGGACGCGTCCGCATCACCGGAGGGTGGACGGGGCATGGGCGACGACTCCTCCCGGGGGCGGCGGGACCTGTCGCCGATCGTACGCGTGGGCCCGGCTCCCGTCGGGGTCCGGAACCGGGCGTGTGGGGTCCGGGTGTTGTTCGCCGTCCGCGAACGCGGCAGGGTCGTGCACCCGGGACACTTGAGTGCTGGCACTCGCGCATATAGAGTGCCAATAGGCATGGACCCCGGCTGCGTCACCCGCGACGACGCCTACCCGGTGCCCCGCCCCCTGAACACACCAGTCATCTACACACGGAGGATCCATCGTGGCGATCAAGCCGCTTGAGGACAAGATTCTCGTCGAGGCCACCGCTGCCGAGACCACCACGGCATCCGGCCTCGTCATTCCGGACACCGCCAAGGAAAAGCCCCAGGAGGGCACCGTCGTCGCGGTCGGCAAGGGCCGATTCGACGAGGACGGCGACCGCATCCCCATGGACATCAAGGAGGGTGACAAGGTCATCTACTCCAAGTACGGCGGAACCGAGATCAAGTACGAGGGCAAGGAGTACCTGATCCTCTCCTCGCGCGATGTTCTCGCGGTCATCGACTGACGTGAGCTCGTAACCCCCGCCCCGGTGGCGCCGGCCAGTGTCCGGCCCGCCGGGGCGGTGGTGTCTCACCGGTGTCTCACCGGTCTCATACGCAGAACGACCCGTCCGTCCCGAACACCCTCTTCCCTCCAGGAGTCCCATCAATGTCCAAGTTGATAGCGTTCGACGAGGAGGCCCGTAAGGGCATGCTCGCCGGTGTCGACCAACTCGCCGACACCGTCAAGGTCACGCTCGGCCCCAAGGGTCGGCACGTCGTGCTGGCCAAGGCCTTCGGTGGTCCCACCGTCACGAACGACGGTGTCTCCATCGCCCGCGAGATCGAGCTCTCCGAGCCGTTCGCGAACCTCGGTGCCCAGCTGGTCAAGAGCGTCGCCACCAAGACCAACGACGTCGCCGGTGACGGCACCACCACCGCGACGGTGCTCGCGCAGGCGCTCATCCGTGAGGGACTGCGCAATGTTGCCGCCGGCTCCAACCCGATGGCCATGGGCAAGGGGATCGAGAAGGCGTCGGCCGCCGTCGTGGAGTTCCTCAAGTCCGCCGCCACCCCGGTGTCCGGGTCCGAGGGGGTGGCGCAGGTCGCCACCGTGTCCTCGCGAGACCCCGAGGTGGGCCGGATGGTCGCCGAGGCCATGGACGCCGTCGGTGTCAACGGCGTCGTGTCCGTCGAGGAGTCCCAGGGCCTGCACACCGAGGTCGCCGTGACCGAGGGCATCGCCTTTGACAAGGGCTATCTGAGCCCCTACTTCGTCACCGATCCCGACGAGCAGAAGGCCATCTACGAGGATGTCCTGATCCTGCTGCACCGCGAGAAGATCAGCTCCCTCCCGGACCTGCTCCCGCTGCTCGAGAAGGTCGCGGAGACCGGCAAGCCCCTGCTCATCGTGGCCGAGGACGTCGACGGTGAGGCGTTGTCGACCCTGGTCGTCAACTCGATCCGCAAGACCGTCAAGGTCGTGGCGATCAAGGCCCCGTTCTTCGGAGACCGGCGCAAGGCCTTCCAGGACGATCTCGCGATCGTCCTCAAGGGTCAGGTCGTCAGCCCGGACCTGGGCATGAAGCTCTCCGACTGTGGCCTCGAGGTGCTCGGGCACGCCCGCCGCGTGACCGTCTCCAAGGACGAGACGATCATCGTCGACGGCGACGGAGACCAGGCGGACGTCGACGCCCGGGTGGCGCAGCTGCGCCGCGAGGCCGAGAACACCGACTCCGACTGGGACCGCGAGAAGCTCGAAGAGCGCATCGCGAAGCTCTCCGGTGGCGTCGCGGTGATCCGCGTCGGTGCCGCCACGGAGACCGAGCTCACCGAGCGCAAGCTCCGCGTCGAGGACGCGGTCAACTCGGCCAAGGCCGCCGTCGAGGAGGGCGTGATCGCCGGAGGCGGCTCCGTGCTCGTCCAGGCCGCGGCGTCGCTCGCCCGGCTCGCCGAGGACACCGCCGACGCCGACGAGGCAGTGGGCGTGAACGTGGTCCGCAAGGCGCTCTCGGCCCCGCTGTTCTGGATCGCCGCCAACGCGGGCGAGGACGGTTCCGTGGTCGTGAGCAAGGTCGCCGACCTCGGTCCGCGGGACGGTTTCAACGCCGCCACCGGCGAATACGGCGACCTCATCTCGGCGGGCATCATCGACCCGGTGAAGGTCACCCACTCGGCCGTCGTCAACGCGTGCTCCGTCGCGCGGATGGTCCTGACCACCGAGACCGCGATCGTGGAGAAGCCCGAGCAGGAGGGTTCCGGCGCGCACTCGCACACCGGTCACTCGCACTGATATCGGTCAGACCGGGCCCCGGCCCCCGCACCCGCGGGGCCGGGGCCCGCTCCCGTCTCCGGGTCGTCGTGTGGTCCCTCCGGGCGCCCAGCGGTTACGCTGGGCCCTCACCAGACGGCCTCCGAACAAGGGACGCGTAAGTATCCTGTGGCCACGCCCCGCCGGCCACCGACGGCCCCGACGCGAGACCGCGACGGCGGCGTCCCAACCCAGACAGAAAGGCCGTGGCCCGTAGCACACCCGTGTAACGAGAGGCCCCCCTAATTCGATGACAGGTATAGCAGACGAGTTGGAGCTCGCCGTCTCGGCTGCGGTCAAGGGAGACCGCACCGCGGCGACGCGGGTGCTGGAACTGGTCCGTCCCGGTGTGGTGCGGTATTGCCGTTCCCGCGTCGGGGGCGCGGAGAGGGTCAACCTGTCTGCTGACGATGTCGCACAGGAGGTGCTGATCGCGGTGCTCTCGGCGCTTCCGGGGTATCGGGATCAAGGACGCCCCTTCATGGCGTTCGTGTACGGGATCGCGGCCCACAAGGTCGCGGACGCCCACCGAGGCGCCGCACGGAACAAGTCGGATCCCGTGGAGTACCTCCCCGAGGTGCTCTCCACCGAGACGGGGCCTGAGGAACACATCCTCGACGGCGAGGTGACCAGGGCGATGAGCCGACTACTGGGAACCCTGCCCGAGAAGCAGAGAGAGATCATCCGACTGCGAGTGGTGGTCGGACTCTCCGCGGAAGAGACCGCGGAGATCGTGGACAGTACGGCCGGAGCCGTGCGGGTGGCCCAACACCGGGCCATGAAGCAGCTCCGGGCGAGGATCGAGCAGGACGGAGAGGAGCGATGGCGATGAACGACGACGATGTCGACCCCGGCACCCGGGACGACGCCGCCTCGCTCGACGAGCCCGGTCCGGACCCGGAAGCGCTGCAGCGTGACGACGAGCTCCTCAGCGTCCTCGGGGCGGGCGACCGCCCCGCCGACACCGATGCCCTGGCCGCGATACTGGCCGACTGGCGCGGCGAGGTCGACTCCGCACCCCTGCCCGCGTTGCCGGGTGACGAGGAGATCGAGGTCGCGCTCGCGTCCAACGTCTCGCGCCTGTGGCCTCGACGTGGCTGGGCCAAATCCCATGAACACCATCACGGGCAGCGCCCCGCGTTGTGGCAGGCGGTCACCGGGGCCGCGGCCGTGGCGGCGGTGATCGTCGGAGGCCTGTCCGTCGCCGCACACAGTGCGATGCCCGGCGACCCGCTGTGGGGGGTCTCCAAGACGATCTTCGCCGACCGCGCCGGTGAGGTGGAACTGGTCAGTGACCTGAGCGAACACCTGGCCGCCGCGGACCTGGCAGCCCGCGAGGGCGACCGTGAGAGTGCCGAGCGTCTCCTCGAGGAGGTGTCCGGCCGGCTGGACGAGGTCTCGGACGCCTCTGAACGGGTCGAGTTGATGAAGCGACGCGATGCGATCAGGCGTGACCTGAGCAGGGTCACGCCCAGTTCGGTCCCGTCCCCCGCACCTGCTCCGGCTCCCGCCCCCGCTCCGGGCCAGGGACCCGCGACACTCGTGCCCGGGGTTCCTGTCCCACTGCCCTCGAATCTCATCCCGCCACCGCCCGCCGGTATGCCGGTGATCCCCCTTCCGCTGGACGGGCTGCGGATCTCCACGACACTGCAGATCCCGATCGACACCCAGCGCATCCAGGACTTCCTGGCGCCCACCACGGGGCGGCCGCAACCAGACGACGTCGACGGGACGGTTGCGCCGCCGTCACCGACGCGGACCACCGTGACCCAGGTTCCGACGTCGGCTCCGGCCGCGACCAGTGCGCCGGCGACGACACGGTCCGTGCCGCCCACCAACTGACCTCATCCACCAATTGACCCCATGCTCCAACGGGTCCCGTCATGCACCAACGGGTCCCGTGGACCACCTGATCGCGCCCGACATCGTGGCTGTGGACCGGTAGCTGATCGGCTCCTGTCGCAGGTCAGTAGTTCATCGACGCCAGTAGAGGCGGCGCGGGCGCATCGTGCGCACCGCGTCCGCGTATCCACGGCAGTAGTCCCACGTGACGTAGTCGTCCGGGATCGGGTCGAAGGCGGGCTCGTGGGGTAGAAGCGAACCGTCCTCGAGGAGCTGCATGAGGTTGGCGCGGAGCATGTCCCACTCGTGGTAGTGCTCCTCGGCGCAGTCCTCGCACTGCACGGCGACCCCCTTGACACCGGTGGGGGCCAGGAGCTCCCGGAACTCGGCGAGATCAGCCAGGTCCTCCTCGATCGCACGACGTTCCTCCGCGTCCAGCGGACCCGAGGGGAAGCCGTCATCGACGGGGTCGAGCTCGGCCAGTTCCGCGGTCGGATCGTCCGGATCTCCGGCGAACGGGTCGGGCGGCATGCCGTGCCGTAGGGGATCGTTCACGCCCCCACCGTACCCGTGGGCACCACCTGGCGGGGCCGACGGTTCGAGCCAGGGCCCTCGGACGCACTATCCTCGGACTCCAGACCGAGACGACCCCCAGGAGGACGGCAGATGAGCGAGTCGCGAGGCCCCGTGCGCACCGGCGGCGACGATCCGAACAAGGTCGCCATGGTGGGCCTGACCTTCGACGACGTGCTGCTTCTTCCAGCCGCCTCCGAGGTGGTCCCCAGTGAGGTCGACACGAGTACCCGTCTCACCCGCGACATCACGTTGCGGGTGCCGCTGGTGTCGTCCGCGATGGACACCGTCACCGAGGCGCGCATGGCCATCTCCATGGCCCGCCAGGGCGGGATCGGGGTGCTGCACCGCAATCTCTCCGTGGCCGACCAGGCGGCGCAGGTGGACACGGTCAAGCGCTCGGAGGCGGGCATGGTCACCGATCCGGTCACCTGTGCTCCCGCCAACACCCTCGCCGAGGTCGACGAGATGTGCGCCCGCTACCGGATCTCCGGCCTGCCGGTGACCGACGAGCGGGGCGAACTCGTGGGCATCATCACCAACCGGGACATGCGTTTCGAGGTGGACAAGTC
This Dietzia psychralcaliphila DNA region includes the following protein-coding sequences:
- the tsaD gene encoding tRNA (adenosine(37)-N6)-threonylcarbamoyltransferase complex transferase subunit TsaD, with the protein product MRTVLGIESSCDETGVAIARVHDDGRTELLSDVVASSMSEHARFGGVVPEIASRAHLEALVPTVRAALAEAGVDRPDAVAATIGPGLSGALLVGSSAAKAYAAAWGTPFYAVNHLVGHVAVAGFDGGPLGECVALLVSGGHTQLLHVRSLTEPVVELGSTVDDAAGEAYDKVARLLGLGYPGGPVIDRLAASGDPAAIPFPRGMTGPRDARHDFSFSGLKTSVARRIEAAERDGSHLEVADVAASFQEAVADVLTMKAVRACTDLGVRTLLIGGGVAANSRLRELAAQRCADAGILLRVPRPRLCTDNGAMVVAVASALLAAGAEPSALTVAADPGLTVEVTQVV
- a CDS encoding DUF4190 domain-containing protein — protein: MPRPPSGDADASDHRDRRGPDEPVHDSHASPPAVNGTALAAVVLAVGNVVFGSFLGLFLPLLPAVFALTSVLLGHLALVRIRQTGQGGRGLALTALAVGYLWLALIALLVCGMLLFTGYGFALLGF
- the groES gene encoding co-chaperone GroES; translation: MAIKPLEDKILVEATAAETTTASGLVIPDTAKEKPQEGTVVAVGKGRFDEDGDRIPMDIKEGDKVIYSKYGGTEIKYEGKEYLILSSRDVLAVID
- the groL gene encoding chaperonin GroEL (60 kDa chaperone family; promotes refolding of misfolded polypeptides especially under stressful conditions; forms two stacked rings of heptamers to form a barrel-shaped 14mer; ends can be capped by GroES; misfolded proteins enter the barrel where they are refolded when GroES binds): MSKLIAFDEEARKGMLAGVDQLADTVKVTLGPKGRHVVLAKAFGGPTVTNDGVSIAREIELSEPFANLGAQLVKSVATKTNDVAGDGTTTATVLAQALIREGLRNVAAGSNPMAMGKGIEKASAAVVEFLKSAATPVSGSEGVAQVATVSSRDPEVGRMVAEAMDAVGVNGVVSVEESQGLHTEVAVTEGIAFDKGYLSPYFVTDPDEQKAIYEDVLILLHREKISSLPDLLPLLEKVAETGKPLLIVAEDVDGEALSTLVVNSIRKTVKVVAIKAPFFGDRRKAFQDDLAIVLKGQVVSPDLGMKLSDCGLEVLGHARRVTVSKDETIIVDGDGDQADVDARVAQLRREAENTDSDWDREKLEERIAKLSGGVAVIRVGAATETELTERKLRVEDAVNSAKAAVEEGVIAGGGSVLVQAAASLARLAEDTADADEAVGVNVVRKALSAPLFWIAANAGEDGSVVVSKVADLGPRDGFNAATGEYGDLISAGIIDPVKVTHSAVVNACSVARMVLTTETAIVEKPEQEGSGAHSHTGHSH
- a CDS encoding sigma-70 family RNA polymerase sigma factor; the protein is MTGIADELELAVSAAVKGDRTAATRVLELVRPGVVRYCRSRVGGAERVNLSADDVAQEVLIAVLSALPGYRDQGRPFMAFVYGIAAHKVADAHRGAARNKSDPVEYLPEVLSTETGPEEHILDGEVTRAMSRLLGTLPEKQREIIRLRVVVGLSAEETAEIVDSTAGAVRVAQHRAMKQLRARIEQDGEERWR
- a CDS encoding DUF5319 domain-containing protein, whose amino-acid sequence is MNDPLRHGMPPDPFAGDPDDPTAELAELDPVDDGFPSGPLDAEERRAIEEDLADLAEFRELLAPTGVKGVAVQCEDCAEEHYHEWDMLRANLMQLLEDGSLLPHEPAFDPIPDDYVTWDYCRGYADAVRTMRPRRLYWRR